A genome region from Geobacter pickeringii includes the following:
- a CDS encoding glycosyltransferase produces the protein MTHDTDVQNGISRILPHTVHFLLNDKCNAKCVFCGGDYYRSKSGKVITLDKFARMADNLHLEHFRNICLAGAGDPLLDPDFMPIVRYTNERYPNVDITVTTNGIALKPELSAEMMGAKVSLVNISINAATRATYKRLMQVDQFDTVCANAAAFVRERDRACRQTLFQFSCAISRLNIEELPTLVELAHQLGVRHLNIFYCRFYPKSIRHLNIEATEYLLEDRESLFFHQELSDRTVMEAKALAERYGIFMGHEPLFREKGQPKKCVWTETELLVGFDGEVYPCGGGEVHFKKKVESGVYRFGNALTQRIDEFWNNDTYRKLRISCRRGAESPIAECRFCANLMQHDDIRSHLMEWEGFEEEKPAAKKRGPLPLVSVIVPTHNRPDMLPDTLRSILAQSYPNIEIVVVNDAGEDVERLVKEVAPTAVYLRHERNKGLAGARNTGIRHATGKYIAYLDDDDLFYPEHIETLVTFLEGSDCKVAYTDSYRAFQSQASGRYEVVRREIAHGIDFDYDRILVDNFVPVLCFMHEKGCIEESGYFDESLRRHEDWDLWIRMSRTFRFAHIPKVTCEFSCRVDGSGMSTGTVPMFLVTRNAIYAKYRHLATPDVQRRQRADTWEFMRHLYTFLEGRVEPLLPLFTAGRQAEGEARLAELVATGATEAQRESALADQLALASLKNGAVTDAVTQLERAVADDGMNPLASHNLAAVYRTTGRSADATRIYRQIVERNESEVPALMALAELAAERGDVTEARRRYEQVLAVEPNHCAAGGALTALPAAAPEAATGNRLKVAVYSLDHPEHACARIRVIAPAETLNDAVELRWGVDLGTEQAGVNTALIAWADLIVVQRFFPMANTAPLLERILAAGKPVIYETDDLLVEVPTTNPHQQGADAARPFIFDLIARAAAVTVSTEEMKRAFAPHHRQIHVLPNLLDNRLWSAPLPARTVGAPVVIGYAGTPDHRADLALMEEVLERIAAKYGNRVAFRFMGCDTERIKRLPGFSTITFEPGYANYARTIRKAGIDIGLVPLADNRFNRCKSNIKWLEYSACGIAGIYADLSPYRSCVRDGETGLLVSGYDADAWVAAIESLIDNPDRRHAMALAARTEVLATYTLKSRGHLFLDTWRRVAGRAETTAKEQEMPISPQPFAPITAPTEAATPRVSIIIPLYNKVEYTKQCLEALALNTDHSLGYEVILVDNASSDGTADYLRTLSGEVTVVTNRTNLGFAKACNQGGRIARGRYLVFLNNDTIPHPAWLDGLIRGTERDGADIVGAKLLYPNGRTQHAGVAFNEQSIGYHIFNGFPADAPAVNRKRFMQCVTAACMLVKRELFAELDGFDEGYVNGFEDVDFCLRAGERGRRILYTPESALIHFEETSEGRKSHDEPNIRRFLSRWEGKVRRDDADLYRAEGFGTERMADGRLRIFPAQTAEAPRPSAPPPSPLQPLAGPCVAPPAPATDRERALALKGEGRFIEALGMFSKILTQGDRSVLVEMGDCLAALDKTSDAVSLYEEALALDPISVRAHVGLGIVRLLTGALPEAATAFQQALREAPGDPKALCGLGLVRCGQERHGEGFELFSKALDADPENLTAIHELVKLAYTLNRFRETAGRLETYLMYHPGDTDILFSYAGLLHLANEPAKARDALERLLTLSPGYEGAPDLLAKLAAGNVVHNGTQRAEATPAPATTDPRRMKEEGNFEGALAAFSRMVESGDRTVRADIGDCLANMGRLDDAAVSYQDALREDDSDLKALVGLGVVSLMQGKQVKAVTWFNRALKADPANARALCGLGMVRNMQGKGVDAFDCFARALDADPENLAAIRELVQLAYATERFEEALPRLDGYLRYHPADLDMLYTLTGVRFKAGRHAEALESIEKVLLFAPDYEGGRELVERIREGMAA, from the coding sequence ATGACACACGACACGGATGTCCAGAACGGGATTTCCCGCATCCTCCCCCACACCGTCCATTTTCTCCTGAACGACAAGTGCAACGCCAAGTGCGTCTTCTGCGGCGGCGACTACTACCGGAGCAAGAGCGGCAAGGTCATCACCCTCGACAAGTTCGCGCGGATGGCCGACAACCTCCATCTGGAGCACTTCCGCAACATCTGCCTCGCCGGGGCCGGCGACCCGCTCCTCGATCCGGACTTCATGCCGATCGTCCGCTACACCAACGAGCGGTACCCGAATGTCGACATCACCGTCACCACCAACGGCATCGCCCTGAAGCCGGAGCTTTCGGCGGAGATGATGGGGGCGAAGGTCTCCCTGGTGAACATCTCCATCAACGCGGCAACGCGCGCCACCTACAAGCGGCTCATGCAGGTGGACCAGTTCGACACGGTCTGCGCCAACGCCGCCGCCTTCGTCCGGGAGCGGGACCGGGCGTGTCGGCAGACCCTGTTCCAGTTCTCCTGCGCCATCAGCCGCCTCAACATTGAGGAGCTGCCGACCCTCGTGGAACTGGCCCACCAGCTGGGGGTGCGGCACCTGAACATCTTCTACTGCCGCTTCTACCCGAAGTCGATCCGGCACCTGAACATCGAGGCCACCGAATACCTCCTGGAAGACAGGGAATCGCTCTTCTTCCACCAGGAGCTCTCGGACCGCACGGTGATGGAGGCAAAGGCCCTGGCCGAGCGCTACGGCATCTTTATGGGTCACGAACCCCTCTTCCGGGAGAAGGGACAGCCCAAGAAGTGCGTCTGGACCGAGACGGAGCTCCTGGTGGGGTTCGACGGCGAGGTCTACCCCTGCGGCGGCGGAGAGGTTCACTTCAAGAAGAAGGTGGAGTCGGGGGTCTACCGGTTCGGCAACGCCCTCACTCAGCGGATCGATGAGTTCTGGAACAACGACACCTACCGCAAGCTCCGGATATCCTGCCGCCGGGGAGCTGAAAGCCCCATCGCGGAGTGCCGCTTCTGCGCCAACCTGATGCAGCACGACGACATCCGCTCCCACCTCATGGAATGGGAGGGGTTCGAGGAGGAAAAGCCCGCGGCGAAGAAACGCGGCCCACTCCCCCTCGTCTCCGTCATCGTCCCCACCCACAACCGCCCCGACATGCTCCCCGACACCCTGCGGAGCATCCTCGCCCAGAGCTACCCGAACATCGAGATCGTGGTGGTGAACGACGCCGGTGAGGATGTGGAGCGGCTCGTGAAGGAGGTGGCGCCCACCGCCGTCTACCTCCGCCATGAGCGGAACAAGGGGCTCGCCGGGGCACGGAACACCGGCATCCGCCACGCCACGGGGAAGTACATCGCTTACCTGGACGACGACGACCTCTTCTACCCTGAGCACATTGAGACCCTGGTGACGTTTCTGGAGGGAAGCGACTGCAAGGTCGCCTACACCGACTCCTACCGGGCCTTCCAGAGCCAGGCGAGCGGCCGCTACGAGGTGGTCCGGCGCGAGATCGCCCATGGCATCGACTTCGATTACGACCGGATCCTGGTGGACAACTTCGTGCCGGTCCTCTGCTTCATGCACGAGAAGGGGTGCATCGAAGAGAGCGGCTATTTCGACGAGAGCCTCCGGCGCCACGAGGACTGGGACCTCTGGATCCGGATGTCGCGGACGTTCCGCTTCGCCCACATTCCGAAAGTGACCTGCGAGTTCTCCTGCCGGGTGGACGGCAGCGGCATGAGCACCGGCACCGTGCCGATGTTCCTCGTCACCAGGAACGCCATCTACGCCAAGTACCGGCATCTGGCAACCCCTGACGTCCAGCGCCGCCAGCGGGCCGACACGTGGGAGTTCATGCGGCATCTCTACACCTTCCTGGAGGGGCGCGTTGAGCCCCTGCTCCCCCTCTTCACCGCCGGGCGGCAGGCCGAAGGAGAGGCACGCCTCGCCGAACTGGTCGCCACCGGCGCCACGGAGGCGCAACGGGAATCGGCCCTGGCGGACCAACTCGCCCTGGCCTCTCTGAAAAACGGCGCCGTGACCGATGCGGTGACCCAGTTGGAGCGGGCGGTGGCCGACGACGGCATGAACCCTCTCGCCAGCCACAACCTGGCCGCCGTCTACCGCACAACGGGCCGAAGCGCCGACGCGACCCGCATCTACCGGCAGATCGTCGAACGGAACGAGAGCGAAGTCCCGGCGCTCATGGCCCTGGCCGAACTGGCCGCGGAGCGGGGAGATGTGACCGAGGCCCGCAGGCGTTACGAGCAGGTGCTGGCGGTGGAGCCGAACCATTGTGCCGCCGGCGGGGCGCTGACGGCGCTCCCCGCGGCCGCTCCCGAAGCCGCGACAGGAAATCGCCTCAAGGTGGCCGTCTACTCCCTCGACCACCCGGAACACGCCTGCGCCCGCATCAGGGTCATCGCCCCGGCGGAAACCCTCAACGATGCCGTCGAACTCAGGTGGGGGGTCGACCTGGGAACCGAGCAGGCCGGGGTCAACACCGCCCTCATCGCCTGGGCCGACCTGATCGTCGTCCAGCGCTTCTTCCCCATGGCGAACACCGCCCCGCTCCTGGAGCGGATCCTCGCCGCCGGGAAACCGGTCATCTACGAGACCGACGACCTCCTCGTAGAGGTGCCGACCACCAACCCCCACCAGCAGGGGGCCGACGCCGCCAGGCCGTTCATCTTCGACCTGATCGCCAGGGCCGCCGCCGTCACCGTCTCCACCGAGGAGATGAAGCGGGCCTTTGCTCCGCATCACCGGCAGATTCACGTCCTTCCCAACCTCCTGGACAACCGGCTCTGGTCGGCGCCGCTGCCGGCCAGGACCGTCGGCGCTCCGGTGGTGATCGGCTACGCCGGCACCCCCGATCACAGGGCCGATCTGGCGCTCATGGAGGAGGTGCTGGAGCGGATCGCCGCGAAATACGGCAACCGGGTCGCCTTCCGCTTCATGGGGTGCGACACCGAGCGGATCAAGCGGCTTCCCGGGTTCTCGACCATCACCTTCGAGCCGGGGTACGCCAACTACGCCCGGACCATCCGGAAGGCCGGCATCGACATCGGCCTCGTCCCCCTGGCCGACAACCGCTTCAACCGCTGCAAGAGCAACATCAAGTGGCTCGAATACTCGGCCTGCGGCATCGCCGGCATCTACGCCGACCTCTCCCCCTACCGCTCCTGCGTGAGGGACGGGGAGACGGGGCTCCTGGTCTCCGGCTACGACGCGGACGCCTGGGTGGCGGCCATCGAAAGCCTCATCGACAACCCCGACCGCCGCCATGCCATGGCCCTGGCGGCCCGCACCGAGGTCCTCGCCACCTACACCCTGAAGAGCCGCGGCCACCTCTTCCTCGACACCTGGCGCCGGGTGGCCGGCCGCGCAGAAACTACCGCCAAGGAGCAGGAGATGCCCATCTCACCGCAACCGTTCGCACCGATCACCGCACCGACCGAGGCGGCTACGCCGCGGGTCTCCATCATCATCCCCCTCTACAACAAGGTGGAGTACACGAAGCAGTGCCTGGAGGCCCTGGCGCTGAACACCGACCACTCCCTCGGCTACGAGGTGATCCTCGTGGACAACGCCTCCTCGGACGGCACCGCCGACTATCTCCGCACCCTTTCGGGGGAGGTGACCGTCGTCACCAACCGGACCAACCTCGGCTTTGCCAAGGCATGCAACCAGGGGGGGCGCATCGCCCGGGGACGCTACCTGGTCTTTCTGAACAACGACACCATCCCCCATCCGGCGTGGCTTGACGGGCTCATCCGCGGCACAGAGCGGGACGGTGCCGACATCGTGGGGGCGAAGCTCCTCTACCCCAACGGCCGGACCCAGCACGCCGGGGTCGCCTTCAACGAGCAGTCCATCGGCTACCACATCTTCAACGGTTTCCCCGCCGACGCGCCGGCCGTGAACCGCAAGCGCTTCATGCAGTGCGTCACCGCCGCCTGCATGCTGGTGAAACGGGAGCTCTTCGCCGAGCTCGACGGCTTCGACGAGGGGTACGTGAACGGCTTCGAGGACGTGGATTTCTGCCTCCGGGCCGGGGAGCGGGGGCGTCGCATCCTCTACACCCCCGAGAGCGCCCTGATCCACTTCGAGGAGACGAGCGAGGGGCGGAAAAGCCACGACGAGCCCAATATCCGCCGTTTCCTCTCCCGCTGGGAGGGAAAGGTCCGCCGGGACGACGCCGACCTCTACCGGGCCGAAGGGTTCGGCACCGAGCGGATGGCCGACGGCCGGCTCCGGATCTTCCCTGCCCAGACCGCCGAGGCTCCCCGCCCCAGCGCTCCGCCCCCATCGCCCCTCCAGCCCCTTGCCGGGCCGTGCGTCGCGCCGCCGGCGCCGGCAACCGACCGTGAGCGTGCCCTTGCCCTCAAGGGGGAAGGACGCTTCATCGAGGCGCTGGGCATGTTCTCCAAAATTTTGACTCAAGGAGACCGTTCCGTCCTCGTCGAGATGGGTGACTGCCTGGCGGCCCTGGACAAGACCAGCGACGCCGTATCGCTCTACGAAGAAGCGCTGGCCCTCGATCCCATCAGCGTCCGCGCCCATGTGGGCCTCGGTATAGTCAGACTTTTGACAGGAGCACTTCCCGAGGCGGCAACGGCGTTCCAGCAGGCGCTCAGGGAAGCGCCGGGCGACCCGAAGGCCCTCTGCGGCCTCGGCCTCGTCCGCTGTGGTCAGGAGCGTCACGGAGAGGGATTCGAGCTCTTCTCGAAGGCCCTCGACGCCGATCCGGAGAATCTCACCGCCATCCACGAACTCGTGAAACTCGCCTATACCCTGAACCGCTTCAGGGAGACGGCGGGGCGGCTGGAAACCTATCTCATGTACCACCCCGGCGACACCGACATCCTCTTCTCGTACGCCGGCCTCCTCCACCTGGCGAACGAACCGGCAAAGGCCCGGGATGCTCTGGAACGGCTCCTCACCCTGTCCCCCGGCTACGAGGGAGCCCCCGACCTCCTCGCCAAACTCGCCGCAGGGAACGTGGTACACAACGGGACACAACGGGCTGAGGCAACACCCGCCCCGGCAACCACGGACCCCCGCCGGATGAAGGAGGAGGGGAATTTCGAAGGGGCGCTGGCGGCCTTCTCACGGATGGTGGAGAGCGGCGATCGCACCGTGCGCGCCGACATCGGCGACTGCCTCGCGAACATGGGGCGGCTCGATGATGCGGCCGTCTCGTACCAGGATGCCCTGCGGGAAGACGATAGCGATCTCAAGGCCCTGGTGGGCCTCGGCGTGGTGAGCCTCATGCAGGGGAAACAGGTTAAGGCGGTCACCTGGTTCAACCGGGCGCTCAAGGCCGATCCGGCCAATGCCCGCGCCCTCTGCGGCCTCGGCATGGTCCGGAACATGCAGGGAAAGGGAGTCGACGCCTTCGACTGCTTCGCCCGCGCCCTGGACGCCGACCCCGAGAACCTCGCCGCCATCCGTGAGCTCGTGCAACTCGCCTACGCCACGGAGCGGTTCGAGGAGGCGCTGCCGCGGCTCGACGGCTACCTCAGGTACCACCCGGCCGACCTGGACATGCTCTATACCCTGACCGGCGTCCGGTTCAAGGCGGGCCGCCACGCCGAAGCCCTGGAAAGTATCGAGAAGGTGCTCCTCTTCGCCCCCGACTACGAGGGGGGGAGGGAGCTCGTCGAGCGGATACGGGAAGGCATGGCGGCGTGA
- a CDS encoding methyltransferase domain-containing protein, which yields MTDPRHSFFRESAIAHAYCHGKGLEIGGAAHNPFGLDALNVDMSDRLDTEFKLEEIRICGTALPVDVVAPGDDIPLPDGSQDFIVSSHVLEHFPDPVKALLEWDRLLKPGGIIFAIVPHKERTMDRDQPRTALSHLVDDFIAAAGGDFIGHYHYWITEDLLELVVWMIETLEMKWKIEAVADVDDKVGNGFTIVVRKLANRRADEGVEQLRQRAARGAKTVGTGPESAGWFERLELQKLPLIPHEVNEALPALKELIESLQEETTSAAVAIKAGELCFNLGIPRNAAHFFEKAALLSPGNGDALNNLGVISYQQGDHDRAREYFARAVGIDPANENARKNLAAVSAMAGR from the coding sequence GTGACGGACCCCCGGCATTCTTTCTTCCGCGAATCGGCCATTGCACACGCTTACTGCCACGGCAAAGGCCTGGAGATAGGCGGGGCGGCCCACAACCCCTTCGGGCTCGATGCGTTGAACGTGGACATGAGCGATCGCCTCGACACCGAGTTCAAGCTGGAGGAGATCAGGATCTGCGGCACGGCTCTCCCCGTGGATGTGGTCGCTCCGGGCGACGACATCCCCCTGCCGGACGGGAGCCAGGATTTCATCGTCAGTTCCCATGTCCTCGAACACTTTCCCGACCCGGTAAAGGCCCTTCTGGAGTGGGACCGGCTCCTCAAGCCCGGGGGGATCATCTTTGCCATCGTCCCCCACAAGGAGAGGACGATGGACCGGGACCAGCCCCGGACCGCCCTGAGCCATCTGGTCGATGATTTCATCGCCGCGGCCGGCGGGGACTTCATCGGCCACTATCACTACTGGATCACCGAAGACCTTCTCGAACTGGTCGTCTGGATGATCGAGACGCTGGAGATGAAGTGGAAAATCGAGGCGGTTGCCGATGTGGACGACAAGGTGGGAAATGGCTTCACCATCGTCGTCAGAAAACTGGCAAACCGTAGGGCCGACGAGGGGGTGGAGCAGCTCCGGCAGAGGGCCGCCCGCGGCGCAAAAACCGTCGGCACCGGCCCGGAGAGCGCGGGATGGTTCGAGCGCCTGGAACTCCAGAAATTGCCACTGATCCCCCACGAAGTGAACGAGGCATTACCCGCCCTGAAGGAGCTCATCGAGAGCCTGCAGGAGGAAACCACCTCGGCCGCGGTGGCCATCAAGGCCGGCGAGCTCTGTTTCAACCTCGGAATCCCGCGAAACGCAGCCCATTTTTTCGAGAAGGCGGCTCTCCTCTCTCCCGGCAACGGCGATGCGCTCAACAATCTCGGCGTCATCAGCTATCAACAGGGCGACCATGACAGGGCACGGGAATATTTCGCCAGGGCCGTCGGCATCGACCCGGCCAATGAGAATGCCAGGAAGAACCTGGCCGCCGTTTCTGCGATGGCAGGCCGGTAA
- the asnB gene encoding asparagine synthase (glutamine-hydrolyzing) codes for MCGIAGIINHNGSPVGLRFLEEMTCSLAHRGPDGSGVEISGPVGFGHRRLSIIDPAGGRQPMFNEDGRVWVTFNGEIYNYRELRAELQGKGHRFVSNSDTETIVHAYEEWGERCVERFRGMFAFAVADHREGKIFLARDHFGIKPLYYLQEGGVFAFASEVQALRKIPGIPWSLDLTAMDQYLWLQYIPAPRTAFEQIRKLPPSHRMTIHFDGRSTGPQQYWELQFRPDYNRSEQDWIEALDEAMADSVRAHLVSDVPFGAFLSGGVDSSLILGYMTRILNRSVKAFSIGFEEPEFNETPFARFAAERWGADHHIEIVKPDALAILPDLVRCYGDLFGDSSAIPTYYVSQVARRNVPMVLSGDGADELFAGYWSHGDWLNSFQQDPSIRPSLAHWLSFINYADTGRRLSLWRDEYKDVCPAPQETFERAFATARPFSPCHKAQFLDVKTYMTYDILTKVDIASMMHGLEVRPPFVDVKVAELAASVPEQFSIGKNLRGEWERKLLLKKVGEKYFPPEFLHRPKMGFAIPLTKWFAPSGHLHDILRQRLTGSGSTLLEFFNPAAMQELISANATGPLWLLLFCEEWLRQNRQTPQPAEITRTPEIRTEPLRVRILYDVEGWAWWHRAHRIKEGVSSRIRIDIHQMDEPFDHDPYDFVMIFDPYLVNRVAGVPARKLIVGCSCPKFLDHAEALLQNHRCLGGVVNSREMYNRSATKERLFCCQNGVDTDLFHPPRKRPAKLIGCWIGNSDSAGNKGLDLITAACKDAGAELIVLDRNAAKGTAGLMGQEEVRDRFYHKATFYLCASEWEGTPNPALEALACGLPVISTRVGNMPELIVDGHNGYLTERSVAGIAEAIRTLATADLAAMSRNARASIENGWNWRQQAAKYEAMFLKLAEAAGAKKRASFTNDMGEELFRRGDLNGALALFSRAIEIDRECAEAWNNLGVIFSQHGDIANALTYLGTALKMAPENGTYIVNTSQVLRAAGRGEEARALCVDFLNARPADYTVRSHLESFAAS; via the coding sequence ATGTGCGGCATAGCTGGAATAATCAATCATAATGGATCACCGGTTGGCCTCCGATTCCTGGAGGAAATGACCTGTTCCCTCGCCCACCGCGGCCCCGACGGCTCCGGGGTCGAGATCAGCGGGCCGGTGGGCTTCGGCCACCGCCGTCTCTCCATCATCGACCCCGCCGGCGGCCGACAGCCGATGTTCAACGAGGACGGCCGGGTCTGGGTCACCTTCAACGGCGAGATCTACAACTACCGCGAACTGCGGGCCGAACTCCAGGGGAAGGGGCACCGCTTCGTCTCCAACTCCGACACCGAAACCATCGTCCATGCTTACGAAGAGTGGGGCGAGCGGTGCGTAGAGCGGTTCCGCGGGATGTTCGCCTTTGCCGTGGCCGACCACCGGGAGGGAAAGATATTCCTCGCCCGGGACCATTTCGGCATCAAGCCGCTCTACTACCTGCAGGAAGGTGGCGTCTTCGCCTTCGCCTCGGAGGTGCAGGCCCTCCGGAAGATTCCGGGCATCCCGTGGAGCCTCGACCTGACCGCCATGGACCAGTACCTCTGGCTCCAGTACATCCCGGCCCCCCGCACCGCCTTCGAACAGATCCGCAAGCTCCCCCCGTCCCACCGGATGACGATCCATTTCGACGGGCGCTCGACGGGCCCCCAGCAGTACTGGGAGCTCCAGTTCCGACCCGACTACAACCGAAGCGAACAGGATTGGATCGAGGCCCTGGACGAGGCCATGGCCGATTCGGTCAGGGCGCACCTTGTGTCTGACGTGCCGTTCGGGGCGTTTCTCTCGGGCGGGGTCGACTCCAGCCTCATCCTCGGCTACATGACTCGCATCCTCAACCGCTCCGTCAAGGCGTTCAGCATCGGCTTCGAGGAACCCGAGTTCAACGAGACCCCCTTCGCCCGCTTCGCCGCGGAGCGCTGGGGGGCGGATCACCACATCGAGATCGTCAAGCCCGACGCCCTGGCGATCCTCCCCGACCTGGTCCGCTGCTACGGCGACCTCTTCGGCGACAGCTCGGCCATCCCCACCTACTACGTAAGCCAGGTGGCCCGGCGCAACGTGCCGATGGTCCTCTCCGGCGACGGCGCCGACGAGCTCTTCGCCGGCTACTGGTCCCACGGCGACTGGCTCAACTCGTTCCAGCAGGACCCGAGCATCCGTCCCTCCCTCGCCCACTGGCTCTCCTTCATCAACTACGCCGACACCGGCCGGCGCCTCTCCCTCTGGCGCGACGAGTACAAGGATGTCTGCCCGGCCCCCCAGGAGACCTTCGAGCGGGCATTTGCCACCGCCCGTCCCTTCTCCCCCTGCCACAAGGCCCAGTTCCTCGACGTCAAGACGTACATGACCTACGACATCCTGACCAAGGTGGACATCGCGAGCATGATGCACGGCCTTGAGGTCCGCCCGCCGTTCGTGGACGTAAAGGTGGCGGAGTTGGCGGCGTCGGTGCCCGAGCAGTTCAGCATCGGCAAGAACCTCCGCGGAGAGTGGGAACGGAAGCTCCTTCTGAAAAAGGTGGGCGAGAAGTATTTCCCCCCCGAATTCCTCCACCGCCCCAAGATGGGGTTCGCGATCCCGCTCACCAAGTGGTTCGCCCCCTCGGGGCACCTGCACGATATCCTCCGCCAGCGGCTGACGGGGAGCGGCTCGACGCTGCTGGAATTCTTCAATCCGGCGGCCATGCAGGAGCTTATCTCCGCCAACGCCACCGGCCCGCTGTGGCTCCTCCTCTTCTGCGAGGAGTGGCTGCGCCAGAACCGGCAGACACCGCAACCGGCAGAGATCACCCGCACGCCGGAGATCAGGACGGAGCCGCTGCGGGTGAGGATCCTCTACGACGTGGAGGGATGGGCGTGGTGGCACCGGGCGCACCGCATCAAAGAGGGAGTGTCGTCGCGCATCCGGATCGACATCCACCAGATGGACGAACCCTTCGACCACGACCCCTACGACTTCGTCATGATCTTCGATCCGTACCTGGTGAACCGGGTGGCCGGCGTGCCGGCCCGCAAACTGATCGTCGGCTGCAGCTGTCCCAAGTTCCTCGACCATGCCGAAGCGCTTCTCCAGAACCACCGCTGCCTCGGTGGCGTCGTCAACAGCCGCGAGATGTACAACCGCTCTGCGACGAAAGAGCGGCTCTTCTGCTGTCAGAACGGCGTCGACACCGACCTCTTCCATCCCCCCCGGAAACGCCCCGCTAAGCTGATCGGCTGCTGGATCGGCAACTCGGATTCGGCGGGAAACAAGGGGCTCGACCTCATCACGGCAGCCTGCAAAGATGCGGGCGCCGAACTGATCGTCCTCGACCGCAACGCGGCCAAGGGAACCGCCGGGCTCATGGGCCAGGAGGAGGTCCGGGACCGCTTCTACCACAAGGCGACCTTCTACCTCTGCGCCTCCGAGTGGGAGGGGACCCCCAACCCGGCACTGGAGGCCCTGGCGTGCGGGTTGCCGGTCATCTCGACCCGGGTGGGGAACATGCCCGAGCTGATCGTCGACGGACACAACGGCTACCTGACCGAACGCTCCGTGGCGGGCATCGCCGAAGCGATCCGCACGCTCGCCACGGCGGACCTGGCAGCCATGTCCCGCAATGCCCGCGCCAGCATCGAAAACGGCTGGAACTGGCGTCAACAGGCCGCCAAGTACGAGGCGATGTTCCTGAAACTGGCTGAGGCGGCTGGTGCCAAGAAACGGGCATCTTTCACCAACGACATGGGGGAGGAACTCTTCCGGCGCGGCGACCTCAACGGCGCCCTCGCTCTCTTCTCCCGCGCCATCGAGATCGACCGGGAGTGCGCCGAGGCATGGAACAACCTGGGGGTCATCTTCTCCCAGCACGGCGACATCGCCAACGCCCTGACCTATCTGGGCACCGCTCTCAAGATGGCGCCGGAGAACGGAACCTACATCGTCAACACGAGCCAGGTGCTTCGGGCAGCCGGCCGCGGCGAGGAGGCCCGAGCCCTCTGCGTCGATTTTCTGAACGCCCGACCGGCCGACTACACGGTTCGCTCTCATCTGGAGAGCTTCGCAGCATCCTGA